In the genome of Oncorhynchus clarkii lewisi isolate Uvic-CL-2024 chromosome 4, UVic_Ocla_1.0, whole genome shotgun sequence, one region contains:
- the LOC139407254 gene encoding transmembrane protein 18 isoform X2: MIERKMYVSMIKKADSEKLTIQWSEPWLIGLLGFHAVCLLATLLTRRFYRVQICQFLVMVCMVYSAEYLNEVAAMNWRSFSKFQYFDSNGMFISLVYSIPLLLNTIIIVALWVYRTFSTMIELKTLQLKRKARREQSKKTD; encoded by the exons ATGATAGAAAGAAAAATGTATGTTTCTATGATAAAGAAAGCTGACAGCGAGAAGTTAACA ATACAGTGGTCTGAGCCGTGGCTTATTGGACTTCTGGGGTTCCATGCTGTCTGTCTCCTTGCAACTCTCCTGACACGTAGATTCTACAGAGTGCAAATATGCCAGTTCCTGGTTATGG TATGCATGGTGTACAGCGCCGAATATCTGAACGAGGTGGCAGCCATGAACTGGAG GTCATTTTCCAAGTTCCAGTACTTTGACTCAAATGGGATGTTCATATCTTTGGTCTACTCCATTCCCCTTCTGCTCAACACAATCATCATTGTT gcgTTGTGGGTGTACAGGACGTTCTCCACCATGATAGAGCTGAAGACCCTGCAACTGAAGAGAAAGGCCCGTAGAGAGCAGAGCAAGAAGACTGACTAA
- the LOC139407254 gene encoding transmembrane protein 18 isoform X1: MIDQKAQNISSIPIDAFSNMRITSIWTFLMSIQWSEPWLIGLLGFHAVCLLATLLTRRFYRVQICQFLVMVCMVYSAEYLNEVAAMNWRSFSKFQYFDSNGMFISLVYSIPLLLNTIIIVALWVYRTFSTMIELKTLQLKRKARREQSKKTD, from the exons ATGATTGATCAGAAAGCACAAAATATAAGCTCTATTCCAATCGATGCATTTAGCAATATGCGGATCACATCAATATGGACATTTCTGATGTCT ATACAGTGGTCTGAGCCGTGGCTTATTGGACTTCTGGGGTTCCATGCTGTCTGTCTCCTTGCAACTCTCCTGACACGTAGATTCTACAGAGTGCAAATATGCCAGTTCCTGGTTATGG TATGCATGGTGTACAGCGCCGAATATCTGAACGAGGTGGCAGCCATGAACTGGAG GTCATTTTCCAAGTTCCAGTACTTTGACTCAAATGGGATGTTCATATCTTTGGTCTACTCCATTCCCCTTCTGCTCAACACAATCATCATTGTT gcgTTGTGGGTGTACAGGACGTTCTCCACCATGATAGAGCTGAAGACCCTGCAACTGAAGAGAAAGGCCCGTAGAGAGCAGAGCAAGAAGACTGACTAA